A part of Desulfomicrobium baculatum DSM 4028 genomic DNA contains:
- a CDS encoding OmpA/MotB family protein, which produces MREPTPEIMRDVSARLSRPGHGQRPKYGAAEPFGGIHGTDGEHPEVNAFSQHFDIFAREQQMRPASWVICWSDLMMTMFIMFAALYIFQLPKIQYKSVSELSVKALPLGTETIPPQALAGSILDRLHDRLRDLIARDGLQDLVAVQSVPGKSLHVVLAGDLLFEKSRAVLRGDVKETLLAVGEILRSAPHALSVVGHAAPGGAAAGSRGPWELSVAMAADVADFLIRDAGLPAERMLVAGYGDQRPLVDGDGAGAGWRVELVLSSENPTEPLPMVKAPAGEGFRQWLAASKQGGE; this is translated from the coding sequence ATGCGAGAACCAACACCAGAAATCATGCGCGACGTGTCGGCGCGGCTTTCCCGCCCCGGGCATGGCCAGCGGCCCAAGTATGGCGCGGCCGAACCCTTTGGCGGCATTCACGGTACGGATGGCGAACATCCCGAGGTGAACGCATTCAGTCAACACTTTGACATATTCGCCCGCGAGCAGCAGATGCGGCCCGCCAGCTGGGTTATCTGCTGGTCGGACCTGATGATGACCATGTTCATCATGTTCGCTGCCCTGTACATTTTTCAGTTGCCGAAGATTCAATACAAGTCGGTTTCGGAATTGTCCGTGAAGGCCTTGCCGCTCGGGACCGAGACCATTCCGCCCCAGGCCTTGGCCGGATCGATTCTGGATCGCCTGCATGATCGTCTTCGAGACCTGATCGCGCGCGATGGACTGCAGGACTTGGTTGCGGTGCAGTCGGTCCCGGGGAAGTCCTTGCATGTGGTGCTTGCGGGTGATCTGCTTTTTGAAAAGAGCCGCGCGGTCTTGCGGGGAGATGTCAAGGAAACGCTGCTGGCCGTGGGAGAAATTCTGCGCAGCGCGCCGCATGCCCTGTCCGTGGTCGGTCATGCCGCTCCCGGTGGCGCTGCGGCTGGTTCCAGGGGCCCGTGGGAATTGTCGGTGGCCATGGCGGCCGATGTGGCCGATTTTTTGATCCGGGACGCAGGCCTGCCCGCCGAGCGCATGCTCGTGGCCGGGTATGGCGATCAGCGCCCGCTGGTGGATGGTGACGGTGCCGGCGCCGGTTGGCGCGTGGAGCTGGTTTTGAGTTCCGAGAATCCGACGGAGCCGCTGCCCATGGTCAAGGCCCCGGCCGGGGAAGGATTCCGGCAATGGCTCGCGGCGTCGAAACAGGGAGGCGAATGA
- a CDS encoding CotH kinase family protein — protein sequence MPGPLRRPLVLLLVLCGLILVYFGLRLNQWGEERSWRIAVLRDDLGSSRKSSLLAKLGIPVTVQRQKHDASALIDAARNDARPLADSAMRVVAIRVADEDLYDPETGLKAHSRERGRNWERPAGVVVMQDGRELLAAPAGIRLQGNRDTRDMLHSFRLYFRNSYGQKNVPGTAFLDGSAMKIRKVVARTEKNLVPGFVSMLAFDVARRIGSITPDYAPIVLYRNGENLGLGLASEHVNRTHWERKLRHKDFAFYMLESDNSVLDTARYKALRLRLDPFFGLWDYERVAGILDLDDFMNAITAFAFLQWQDWNQGAFLLDDTQTEPRWRSVLWDADQAFAGLRANAIPANRAGWKNFRDAHGMRASVFKGMWDTSPRFRKEMLWRLTWSINHRLTREWIAERVRHYAGLEKEAGLECFDENLALSYLLERRAELPAETVRELGAPETVTCRVQSPEPLLIDGETWGNAYEGIYFKGQTISLEAPPGRAVSRWEVDGREIREPRLELELHADTRIRAVFSSD from the coding sequence ATGCCCGGGCCGCTCAGACGCCCGCTCGTCCTGCTGCTTGTCCTCTGCGGTCTGATTCTGGTCTACTTCGGGCTACGCCTGAACCAGTGGGGGGAGGAACGATCCTGGCGCATCGCCGTCTTGAGAGACGACCTGGGCAGTTCACGCAAGTCATCCCTGCTCGCCAAGCTGGGCATCCCCGTTACCGTCCAAAGACAAAAGCATGATGCCTCCGCCCTGATCGACGCGGCCCGGAACGACGCGCGCCCCTTGGCCGATTCCGCCATGCGGGTGGTGGCCATCCGCGTCGCGGACGAAGACCTCTATGATCCGGAAACCGGGCTCAAGGCCCACAGCCGCGAACGGGGAAGAAACTGGGAGCGTCCGGCGGGCGTCGTGGTCATGCAGGACGGGCGGGAGCTTTTGGCCGCGCCGGCCGGAATACGGCTGCAGGGCAATCGCGACACCCGCGACATGCTGCACAGCTTTCGCCTCTATTTTCGGAACAGCTATGGGCAAAAGAACGTTCCGGGCACGGCGTTCCTGGACGGTTCCGCAATGAAGATCCGCAAGGTGGTCGCGCGCACGGAAAAAAACCTCGTTCCCGGCTTCGTGAGCATGCTCGCCTTCGACGTGGCCAGGCGCATCGGCTCCATAACCCCGGACTATGCGCCGATCGTGCTCTACAGAAACGGCGAGAATCTTGGTCTTGGTCTAGCCAGCGAACACGTCAACCGCACGCACTGGGAACGAAAGCTACGCCACAAGGATTTCGCATTTTACATGCTGGAGTCCGACAATTCCGTCCTGGACACGGCCAGGTACAAGGCCCTGCGACTGCGCCTCGATCCTTTCTTCGGCCTGTGGGACTATGAACGCGTGGCGGGCATACTGGACCTGGATGATTTCATGAACGCCATAACTGCCTTTGCCTTTCTGCAATGGCAGGACTGGAACCAGGGCGCCTTCCTGCTGGACGACACGCAGACGGAGCCTCGCTGGCGCAGCGTACTCTGGGATGCTGACCAGGCTTTTGCAGGGCTTCGCGCAAACGCGATTCCCGCCAACCGGGCAGGCTGGAAAAACTTCCGCGACGCCCACGGCATGCGGGCCTCCGTCTTCAAGGGGATGTGGGATACCAGCCCGCGCTTCAGAAAAGAGATGCTGTGGCGACTGACCTGGAGCATCAACCATCGACTGACGCGGGAATGGATCGCGGAGCGCGTCCGGCATTATGCAGGGCTGGAAAAAGAAGCCGGACTCGAATGCTTCGACGAAAATCTGGCGCTGTCCTATCTGCTCGAACGCCGCGCAGAACTGCCGGCCGAAACCGTGCGCGAACTCGGCGCGCCCGAAACCGTCACGTGCCGCGTGCAAAGTCCCGAGCCGCTTCTCATCGACGGCGAAACATGGGGCAACGCATACGAAGGCATCTATTTCAAAGGCCAGACAATATCCCTCGAAGCACCTCCTGGCCGCGCCGTCTCCCGCTGGGAAGTCGACGGCCGCGAAATCCGGGAACCCCGACTCGAACTCGAACTCCACGCCGACACACGCATCCGCGCCGTTTTCTCCTCGGATTAG
- a CDS encoding DUF190 domain-containing protein: MVKLIDVKILKIFVSEAVRHKGAPLYDVIVNEARRRGMAGASVSRGVMGFGASNLLHTAKILRLAEDLPVIVEIVDTPSRIADFLPVVDALVEEGSIVVQDGQAIFHLPMRIRDVMTEQVVTVGTQTPLDEVVELLLRREVKAVPVMEAGRLVGIITGGDLLARARMPLRLDMHGHVPTDLRHKHSHCIEFEGLRARDIMSAPVTTLNITTTVTDALKMMAARNIKRLPVTSEDGTLMGIVSRTDVLAAIGRTSAVAAHLDVLPAGMHACARDVLYTNVPTAAPDAPLAGVLEQLVASALRRVVIVDADKTILGIIHDWDLLQCFVRQNSPTLVARLLGILTQRETEPAALEGIAEEVMSREVLTVGPDAPLSEVIQILMDKKVKRLVVADQKGHLLGMVDRDVILKALARQISPAQ, encoded by the coding sequence ATGGTCAAGCTGATCGACGTGAAGATTCTCAAGATTTTTGTGAGCGAGGCGGTGCGGCACAAGGGCGCGCCCCTCTATGACGTCATCGTGAACGAAGCCCGCCGGCGCGGCATGGCCGGGGCTTCCGTTTCCAGGGGGGTCATGGGCTTCGGTGCGAGCAATCTTCTGCATACGGCCAAGATCCTGCGCCTGGCCGAGGATCTGCCGGTCATCGTCGAGATCGTGGACACGCCCTCGCGCATTGCCGATTTTCTGCCGGTGGTCGACGCGCTCGTCGAGGAAGGAAGCATCGTGGTTCAGGACGGCCAGGCCATTTTCCACCTGCCCATGCGCATCCGCGACGTGATGACCGAGCAGGTCGTTACCGTGGGAACGCAGACGCCCCTGGACGAGGTGGTGGAGTTGCTGTTGCGCAGGGAAGTCAAAGCCGTTCCGGTCATGGAGGCCGGACGCCTCGTGGGCATCATCACCGGCGGAGATCTGCTGGCCCGGGCGCGGATGCCCCTGCGGCTGGACATGCACGGTCACGTACCGACCGACCTGCGCCACAAGCACAGCCATTGCATTGAATTTGAGGGATTGCGAGCGCGCGACATCATGTCGGCGCCGGTCACGACCCTGAACATCACGACCACGGTCACCGACGCCCTGAAGATGATGGCGGCCCGGAACATCAAGCGCCTGCCGGTCACGTCCGAAGACGGAACGCTGATGGGCATCGTCAGCCGCACGGACGTGCTGGCCGCCATCGGACGAACCTCCGCGGTGGCGGCGCATCTCGACGTTCTGCCCGCCGGGATGCACGCCTGCGCCCGGGACGTCCTCTACACGAACGTGCCCACTGCCGCGCCGGACGCGCCCCTGGCCGGGGTTCTGGAACAACTCGTCGCATCTGCGCTGCGCCGGGTGGTCATCGTGGACGCGGACAAGACGATCCTGGGCATCATCCATGACTGGGACCTGTTGCAGTGTTTCGTGCGTCAGAACTCCCCCACGCTGGTGGCCAGACTCCTCGGCATCCTGACCCAGCGCGAGACCGAGCCTGCAGCTCTTGAAGGCATCGCCGAAGAGGTCATGTCCCGCGAGGTCTTGACCGTAGGCCCGGACGCGCCTTTAAGCGAAGTCATCCAAATCCTGATGGACAAAAAGGTCAAACGGCTCGTGGTTGCAGATCAAAAAGGGCATCTGCTCGGCATGGTCGACCGGGACGTGATCCTGAAGGCGCTGGCCAGACAGATCTCGCCCGCGCAATAG
- a CDS encoding DUF4956 domain-containing protein has product MNELLPNSVDFLANIYEALIKSGTSGHEEMANVGLTTFFILLLVSFFASLYISRLYIRFYRPRGTGSLAYRSFPLLGISVTAIFICVQFSLPLSLGLLGALSIVRFRTPIKEPEEVGFIMLTIATAISCATFNLLFLLILLAVSTFGLFLINWRGLPLAASEQGTILINLPGSNAEASATTFLPSVTGIAGVRVISVVETTEGAAVTLRFAKGSPDLLTRVRGHALTCAQGATVSMFNDQVSI; this is encoded by the coding sequence GTGAACGAACTTCTCCCCAACAGCGTGGATTTTTTGGCCAACATATACGAGGCGCTGATCAAATCAGGAACATCCGGCCATGAAGAGATGGCGAACGTGGGCCTGACCACCTTCTTCATCCTGCTGCTGGTGTCCTTTTTCGCCTCGCTCTACATTTCGCGCCTCTATATCCGCTTCTACCGGCCGCGCGGCACCGGGAGCCTCGCCTACCGCTCCTTCCCGCTTCTTGGCATCTCGGTCACGGCCATCTTCATCTGCGTGCAGTTCTCCCTGCCCCTGTCCCTGGGCCTTCTGGGCGCGCTGTCCATCGTCCGTTTCCGTACCCCCATCAAAGAGCCCGAAGAAGTCGGATTCATCATGTTGACCATTGCCACCGCCATTTCCTGCGCAACCTTCAATCTTCTGTTCCTGCTCATTCTGCTGGCCGTCTCGACCTTCGGGCTGTTCCTCATCAATTGGCGCGGCCTGCCCCTGGCCGCCAGCGAACAGGGCACGATCCTCATCAATCTGCCCGGAAGCAACGCCGAAGCTTCCGCGACCACATTTTTACCCAGCGTCACCGGCATCGCCGGCGTGCGGGTCATCTCCGTGGTGGAAACCACAGAAGGCGCGGCCGTGACCCTGCGCTTCGCCAAGGGCAGCCCCGACCTTCTGACCCGTGTGCGCGGGCACGCCCTGACCTGCGCCCAGGGGGCCACGGTCTCCATGTTCAACGACCAGGTCAGCATCTGA
- a CDS encoding motility protein A has translation MMEGKSILGLVLCALIFGAGFVISGDVGQYFNLSAFLIVFGGCLGTAIASFRMERLVFVSKVLRNSYRTRMREPAAIVEILVDLSVKSRIRGLHTLVEDERETSILFLRRALGFVVDNYSREQTTDILNTEMYFFKQRRDESERVLRVMADICPAIGLAGSVVGLIGMLSGVNDTGVVLATIPIALTSTLYGVILANFVFLPLAARIREVTDHDLLLQKIIIEGVRAIQSELNPRVLEVKLKSFLTPSAREGQLVSLARIKERFQIQEREEEAPRMAAPEEVGVSL, from the coding sequence ATGATGGAAGGAAAATCGATTCTGGGCCTTGTGCTCTGCGCCCTGATCTTCGGAGCGGGCTTTGTGATCAGCGGGGATGTGGGCCAGTATTTCAATCTGTCCGCGTTCCTGATTGTTTTCGGGGGCTGCCTCGGAACGGCCATCGCCAGTTTCCGCATGGAGCGGCTTGTTTTCGTGAGCAAGGTGCTGCGCAATTCCTACCGCACGCGGATGAGGGAGCCGGCCGCCATTGTCGAGATCCTGGTGGACCTGTCGGTCAAGAGCAGGATTCGCGGGCTGCATACTCTGGTCGAGGACGAGCGCGAGACATCCATCCTGTTCTTGCGCCGGGCCCTGGGTTTCGTGGTCGACAATTATTCCCGGGAGCAGACCACCGACATCCTGAACACGGAGATGTATTTTTTCAAGCAGCGCCGCGACGAGTCCGAGCGGGTATTGCGGGTCATGGCCGACATCTGCCCGGCCATCGGGCTGGCCGGCAGCGTGGTGGGGCTTATCGGCATGCTCTCCGGCGTGAACGATACGGGGGTTGTCCTGGCGACCATCCCCATCGCCCTGACCTCCACCCTTTACGGCGTGATTCTGGCCAACTTCGTTTTTCTGCCCCTGGCCGCACGGATTCGCGAGGTCACGGATCACGATCTGCTGCTGCAGAAGATCATTATCGAAGGTGTCCGGGCCATACAGAGCGAGCTCAATCCCCGGGTGCTCGAAGTGAAGCTCAAATCCTTTCTCACTCCCTCGGCGCGGGAAGGGCAGCTGGTCTCCCTGGCGCGGATCAAGGAGCGTTTCCAGATCCAGGAACGCGAAGAGGAGGCCCCCCGCATGGCCGCCCCGGAGGAGGTCGGGGTCTCCCTGTAG
- a CDS encoding polyphosphate polymerase domain-containing protein: protein METRTEKKYVLDMAQALLAKTIISAHCLPDPHFAAATVHSIYYDTLDLQFLSEKIDSTYFKAKVRLRWYGDWDFKPDNGPAFLEAKIKEGGLQRKVRIQVSRTGRELALLSLGDPELATLPALLATRGVGLCASARPVFVISYRRMRFIDPMTGVRIALDQDIHASRHALSCPGAAGSPMLSSAVIETKGNLASLPPYLAPLMTMGLRPESFSKYLHCYQSLMQQHM from the coding sequence ATGGAAACACGCACCGAAAAAAAATATGTCCTCGACATGGCCCAGGCCCTTTTAGCCAAGACCATCATCAGCGCGCACTGCCTGCCCGATCCGCATTTTGCCGCAGCCACGGTGCACAGCATCTATTATGACACTCTCGACCTGCAATTCCTGAGCGAAAAGATCGACAGCACCTATTTCAAGGCCAAGGTTCGCCTGCGCTGGTACGGCGACTGGGACTTCAAGCCCGACAACGGACCGGCCTTTCTCGAGGCCAAGATCAAGGAGGGCGGATTGCAGCGCAAGGTGCGAATTCAGGTCTCCCGCACCGGACGCGAACTGGCGCTGCTGTCTCTCGGCGACCCCGAACTGGCCACCCTGCCCGCCCTGCTCGCCACACGCGGCGTAGGGCTTTGCGCCTCGGCCAGGCCGGTCTTCGTCATCAGCTATCGCAGGATGCGCTTCATCGATCCCATGACCGGCGTCCGCATCGCCCTTGATCAGGACATACACGCGTCGCGTCACGCCCTGTCCTGTCCCGGGGCGGCAGGGTCGCCGATGCTCTCCAGCGCCGTCATCGAAACCAAGGGAAACCTCGCAAGTCTCCCCCCGTATCTCGCGCCACTCATGACCATGGGGCTTAGGCCCGAGTCCTTTTCCAAATACCTGCACTGCTACCAGAGCCTGATGCAGCAACATATGTAA
- a CDS encoding DHA2 family efflux MFS transporter permease subunit: MASAPATGKWLITLSVMIPTLLEILDTSIANVALGHIQGSLSAGQDEVTWVLTSYLVSNAVVIPMSGWLARIMGRKNYLMASVTVFTLASMLCGLAQSLETLVLFRIIQGLGGGGLQPMSQAILLETFPPRQRGLAMAIFAMGAVLGPILGPLLGGYITDNYSWIWIFYINVPLGIVALMMCWTFIFDPPYQERRVAGEKVDYMGLALLSVGLGCLQVVLDKGQGEDWFASEQIVILSVLAAVCLTALVWWELRQENPIINLRIFRVRNFAAGNVVMFFGFFAFFGSIVLLPMYLQNLMGYTSYLAGLVLGPSGAIMLLLLPFVGKLTEKIDARLLLCFGLTVSGLSLVYMSRFTLQIDIGTAIMGRNIQAIGIAFFFVPLSYLTMAYIPRERMNNASALFNLLRNLGGSFGTAFVTTVLARRAQVHQHHLVEHLTPYDTPFIQAREALTAGLGDPMAAAGMIYRYAQQQAAYMAYVDVFHLQALFFFGLAIFMWIIRRPDHGTHLPEGMH, translated from the coding sequence ATGGCCTCCGCACCCGCCACGGGCAAATGGCTGATCACCTTGAGCGTCATGATCCCGACGCTGCTGGAGATCCTCGACACCTCCATCGCCAACGTGGCCCTGGGACACATCCAGGGCTCCCTTTCCGCCGGGCAGGACGAGGTGACCTGGGTCCTGACCTCCTACCTGGTGTCCAACGCCGTGGTCATTCCCATGAGCGGCTGGCTGGCCCGGATCATGGGCCGCAAGAACTATCTCATGGCCTCGGTGACGGTCTTCACCCTGGCCTCCATGCTCTGCGGACTGGCCCAGAGCCTCGAAACCCTGGTCCTGTTCCGGATCATCCAGGGCCTCGGCGGCGGGGGCTTGCAGCCCATGTCCCAGGCCATCCTGCTGGAGACCTTTCCGCCCCGGCAGCGCGGGCTGGCCATGGCCATCTTCGCCATGGGCGCGGTGCTGGGCCCCATTCTGGGCCCGCTTCTGGGCGGATACATCACGGACAACTATTCCTGGATCTGGATCTTCTATATCAACGTGCCTCTCGGTATCGTGGCCCTCATGATGTGCTGGACCTTCATCTTCGATCCTCCCTATCAGGAGCGCCGCGTGGCCGGGGAGAAGGTCGACTACATGGGGCTGGCTCTTTTGTCCGTGGGCCTCGGGTGCTTGCAGGTCGTGCTGGACAAGGGCCAGGGCGAGGATTGGTTTGCCTCGGAGCAGATCGTCATCCTGAGCGTCCTGGCTGCGGTCTGTCTGACCGCCCTGGTGTGGTGGGAGTTGCGGCAGGAGAATCCGATCATCAACCTGCGCATTTTCCGGGTCCGCAATTTCGCGGCCGGAAACGTGGTCATGTTCTTCGGATTCTTCGCCTTTTTCGGGTCCATCGTGCTGCTGCCCATGTATCTGCAGAACCTGATGGGCTACACGTCCTATCTGGCGGGGCTGGTGCTGGGGCCGAGCGGGGCCATCATGCTGCTCCTGCTGCCCTTTGTGGGCAAGCTCACGGAAAAGATCGACGCGCGTCTGCTGCTCTGTTTCGGGCTGACCGTGTCCGGGCTGTCCCTGGTGTACATGTCCCGGTTCACCCTGCAGATCGATATCGGCACGGCCATCATGGGCCGCAACATTCAGGCCATCGGCATCGCCTTTTTCTTCGTGCCCCTGTCCTATCTGACCATGGCCTACATCCCGCGCGAGCGTATGAACAACGCCTCGGCCCTCTTCAACCTGCTGCGCAACCTGGGCGGTTCGTTTGGAACGGCCTTCGTGACCACGGTCCTGGCCCGCCGGGCCCAGGTGCACCAGCACCATCTGGTTGAACACCTTACGCCTTACGACACACCGTTCATCCAGGCGCGGGAGGCCCTCACAGCCGGCCTGGGCGACCCCATGGCGGCCGCCGGCATGATCTATCGCTACGCTCAGCAGCAGGCCGCCTATATGGCCTACGTGGATGTCTTCCATCTGCAGGCCCTTTTCTTCTTCGGCCTGGCGATCTTCATGTGGATCATCCGCAGGCCCGATCACGGAACGCACCTGCCCGAAGGAATGCACTAA
- a CDS encoding HlyD family secretion protein produces the protein MTSNSNVPVTNGRTGRKRFIMLAVLLALAAFGAVQYVRSMGRVSTDDAFVDGRIYQITPRVDGYIVEDLVEDNQLVEEGQPLMALDPVGYEVGVAQARADLATAEAQLASLRKSVPLQISQTEFQVTGARAQRDSLLRGLDQARLEEAAAGQMVLQAEAELRNAELNFNRFSTLREEGIIAQSVFDEARSALDSARAQAGAARDRARAAGRNVASLSEDVARLRANIGLAQTGHEVASIKDLEVAAQEARVELARQKVRKAELDLGYTRILAPARGHVTKKKIQAGQIVAAGQPVMALVPLNPEQLWVTANFKETQLEKVRPGQRVTLVVDTFSGREFTGRVESVMAGTGAVFSLFPPENAMGNYVKVVQRIPVKIVLDPVNATEPLRLGMSVVPTIHLD, from the coding sequence ATGACCTCCAATTCGAATGTACCCGTGACCAATGGCCGTACCGGTCGCAAACGCTTCATCATGCTGGCGGTGCTCCTTGCGCTCGCCGCTTTCGGGGCCGTGCAGTATGTGCGCAGCATGGGACGGGTGTCCACGGATGACGCATTTGTCGATGGCCGCATCTATCAGATCACGCCGCGCGTGGATGGCTATATCGTTGAAGACCTGGTCGAGGATAATCAGCTGGTGGAGGAGGGGCAGCCGCTCATGGCCCTTGATCCCGTCGGCTACGAGGTGGGCGTGGCCCAGGCCCGCGCCGATCTGGCCACGGCCGAGGCGCAGCTTGCTTCACTGCGCAAGAGCGTGCCGTTGCAGATAAGCCAGACCGAATTCCAGGTCACGGGCGCACGTGCCCAGCGCGACAGCCTGCTGCGCGGCCTGGATCAGGCCCGGCTGGAAGAGGCGGCGGCGGGTCAGATGGTGCTGCAGGCCGAGGCCGAACTCAGGAACGCGGAACTCAATTTCAACCGTTTTTCGACCTTGCGCGAGGAAGGGATCATCGCCCAGTCCGTATTCGACGAGGCCCGGTCCGCACTGGACAGTGCCAGGGCGCAGGCCGGAGCGGCCCGTGACCGGGCTCGGGCCGCGGGGCGCAATGTGGCGTCTTTGAGCGAGGATGTGGCCCGCTTGCGGGCCAATATCGGCCTGGCCCAGACCGGGCATGAGGTCGCTTCCATCAAGGATCTGGAAGTGGCGGCCCAGGAGGCGCGGGTGGAACTTGCCCGGCAGAAGGTGCGCAAGGCCGAGCTTGATCTGGGCTATACCCGTATTTTGGCTCCGGCCAGGGGGCATGTGACCAAGAAAAAGATTCAGGCGGGGCAGATTGTGGCTGCGGGCCAGCCGGTCATGGCCCTGGTGCCGCTGAACCCCGAGCAGCTCTGGGTCACGGCCAATTTCAAGGAGACCCAGCTGGAAAAGGTCCGTCCGGGGCAGCGCGTGACCCTGGTCGTGGACACGTTTTCCGGGCGTGAGTTCACGGGCCGGGTGGAGTCGGTCATGGCCGGGACGGGCGCTGTTTTTTCCCTGTTTCCGCCCGAGAACGCCATGGGCAACTACGTCAAGGTCGTGCAGCGCATTCCCGTCAAGATCGTCCTCGATCCGGTCAACGCCACCGAGCCGCTGCGGCTGGGCATGAGCGTGGTTCCGACCATCCATCTGGATTAG
- a CDS encoding ferredoxin, translated as MAIVIDHEECIGCESCVEICPEVFAMIDGEEKAMVTAPDSTAECAQDAIDACPVEAISKE; from the coding sequence ATGGCCATAGTCATCGACCACGAGGAATGCATCGGCTGCGAAAGTTGTGTGGAGATTTGCCCTGAAGTTTTTGCCATGATCGACGGCGAAGAAAAAGCCATGGTCACGGCCCCGGATTCCACGGCAGAATGCGCCCAGGACGCCATCGACGCCTGCCCCGTGGAAGCCATCAGCAAGGAATAG